TTGGTCAATCTCCACGCTGCCGGCCATGGCTTCCTGGTGGTATCCCAGTGCCAGCTGGGGTCGAGGTACCACATATGCAACCCGGCCACCCGCCAGATCGCTCCCATGCCACAGCCTGAGTACCGGCCAAGCAACACCATACTCGGCCTCTACCGGCACGATGCAACCAGGGAATACAAGACCATTGGACTGCCGACGGCGTCATCGCCTTCGCTACAACAGGCGGGCTCGACGAGCTCGATGGATATAATGCACCAGTCCACCACCGTGGCAACCTCCACTGGCTGCCCACGTGTCGTGTCGAGATTGTTGCTTTCGACAcagccaccgagtcgttccagtTGACGTGCAATCCGACGAATGCGCACAATTTGGATACGTTGTTTGATTTGGAGGGGAAACTTGCTCTCGGTAGTCATGATTGCCGCCTGACATATATGGATGTCTGGGTGATGGAGGACTATGTGGCGGAAATATGGGGCCTGAAGTACTGGATTGACGTGTCATCAATACAGGCATCACCGCCACTTAATTTAGCTTCCTTCAAGAaggaaaataaaaggaaaaagaagATGGGAACCTATGTTGCTCCAACcaatgcagaggccggggatttcccccttttcgaaaaaaaaaatgTTGCTCCAACCATGGGATTTCTCAGTGGGCTGGTTATGGTCAACGAGCGTGAGCTAATGGCCAGGTTCAGTGATAAACATCTCTTGCGTTGCAACATTGATCGTAAGTGGTTAGGAATGGCAAACATTGATGGGCAATATCACATGGAGCTTACTCCGCATCGCTTCAAACAGAGCATTTTACCAATACCGACGAGTTGAGATGCAAGAAGAtaagaactactccctccgtccggaaatagtTGTTCTAGAAATAGATGTATCAAGacatattttagttctagatacatctatatttatCTATTTCaacgacaagtattttcggatggagggagtatgtgAGTCATGCTACAACAACATTAGAGTATCACCGGGTCTTTATGCTTCGTGTCCAACATGAATCTGCTTTCTTCGGTCCAGTTAAATGCTTTAGCTCTATGATGAAGTGTGGCCAATTTAAGACCAACCGATATATTTTCATGCGGTAACGTCCGAGATCACATAGAAAATCCTACCATTTTAGTGATGATGCCGTGGGTAAGGATTTAGGATTTGCCTAATCTTTTTCATGTGGTTCACACAGTAAATGCAGAAACTTTCCCTTATTATTCTCTGGGCATTTAATCGTGGTTTGGCTTGACGCAAAAGATCGTGCCTGCAGTTCAACATCGAACTTAGTTTTGGGAATATATCACAGTGCAGGCTGGTATTCAAGTAGCACTGAGTATTCACAAGCTATTGTGCATATTGATAGAATTGGTATCTGCCAGGAAAGAGGGCATTGTTTCAGTCCCTTTCTCTCGTGTGCCCTTCCACCTTTTCTCATGGTTCTCCAAAAAATAATGTCATATGTACTGGTTGCTCGATTCTGCATTCAGAATGCAGTTCATTGTCAAAAATGGTTGACTTGTCCAATTATTCATAAAATTGTGGTTATTTGTAGCTAGAGGAAACAATTATATATGGTTTCACATGTTCTGAAAGACATGGCCCTCAAAGTAGATGAACGCGGCCCTGTCAAAAACCCAGTGGAAATTCGCTGACATGCATATGGTCTGATTGAGGATTGGATCGGAGTAGTTTGTATTTAGAATGACATAGAATTGTATAGTGGCATTTGAAATCATGATTTGGCTTGGAATACCGAATGCAAAGCATAAATAAAATTCAGGCTATCACGGTAATTATTTTCAGTTTCAGCATCACTCTTTTACTTCCACATCTAGCACCGCTACACCAATGCCTATTTGATTTTCTGAAATGCATTTGTACTCCTACAGAATTACATCCTGCATTAAAACCAACAGGAAGCATCTGATCCAGGATTTTGATTCTTGCGATGGCATGATGAAGTTTCGCTTGGAGCTCTCTTTTACCCTGATTGATAAAAAAGATGACAAAGAGGGTAGTTGCTATTGCTGTTTGATCTCGAAGTTAAGCCCTAGCATCTAAAAAAAAAAGTTCAGCCTTGCAAAGGGGAGAAAAAAACTAACTGGAGAAGTGGGGTATCGATCCCCATACCTCTCGCATGCTAAGCGAGCGCTCTACCATCTGAGCTACATCCCCAAGGTTTGATGCATTGGAAACATAACTCTCtatataatactccctccgttccaaaactttagtacaaagttgagtcatctattttgaaacggagggagtagatataAAGGTGAATACAAAGTTCAGAGATTTATCTCTGCACGGGCTCGCAAAACAGAGTTCCTGCTGATATGTTCAGTccagtttctgaaactgaatccTATTTGGTTCATTCCATAAGGAACGAAAGCAAGCCATGTATGATCGAGGTCACCACTCACCAAGTTCTTTTAGGTATCAGGTTTGCTTCTGCATATGTTGTGCAGATGTAATTCTGTTAGGCCAGAGTTCCAGTGTCTGCATTGCTCAGCTGTTCTACCTGGCCTAGTTTGATTTCCGGATCGTCATGATGTGCACCCTTGTGTTTTCAAATAAATGTAGACTGTTATCTGTCTGCCCTACTACCTTGTGTTGTGTGTACTTAGAATGTACCTCTAGGCAGAGTTACATGCAAAATAAGTATCCACTGCTTGTTCATGGTGGTTAAACTTGGGACTTCGCTGTGAATGTCGATGGTTGCTCGCGCTAGGCACGCTGCTTCTGAATTTCAGACTGGGGACGCCCTCTTTTGAACGCGTCGGCTATATGCAATTTCAGGTGATTTTGACTGAAGTAATGTGCATAACACAGTAATTTGCGTGCTGACATTGGTCTGGATCAGTACATACTGACAAAGATAAAGGATGCAGTTTCAGTGCAGATACGCGTGCAAAACCAGTCTCACAGAGATAAACAAACCACACTTCTTAACATCGTAACAAAGTTCATCTGGAATATTATTACAAAAACAAACAGCAGATCGAGAAAAATGGCTAGAAGTCCAGAACCTAACCCAAATGCAATGCATACAGCCTAGCAATCTCGCACGCAGTCACCTCCATCAACCACCGGCGAGGTGCTTCTTCTTGGCCTCGGCCTCGTCGGTGGCCTCCACCTGCGCCTTGGCCGCGCGCAGGTCCGCctgcgccgcctcctcctcgctcCCCGCCATCGCCTGCTGCACCGCGCCGACCACGCTGGCCTTGGCGTGCTGCAGGCCCTCCTGCACGGACACGCCCAACGACGACGCGCCCCTCTGCGCTGCCGCCGCCGGCGTCTCGCCGTCCTTCCTCCCGTCGGCCTCCATCTCCCCGCCGGTGGCTCGAGTTCCGGCGCTGTGCCTACACCACACTATACCGACCGAATCGGAACAAGAGAATAGAGAGGAGAGAAAAGGCAGAGGACGAGAGAAGAAGCGTGTGCGCACACGGCACTATATCGACCGGTAGCAGCATCTAGACGCGGCACGTGGGCTTGGGAATATGCTCTGCTGGCGCTCTCcggggcctccacgtggccggccGGCGCACGGCTGCTTCGGGTTCGGGGCAAAGCAAAGGAGGGCGCCGGCCGCAGGATCTGAAGCGAGGGGCTAGGATACGACGAAGGGAATGAAAGCGCCGTGCAACGCGCAGATGGTGGCTGCTGTATATAATCTTGCCGGACCGGAGCACCGCCGTCCTCTCGTGTCCATCTTCCAAGCTGGTCGATCTCTTGTACCTCCGTTGTGTTACTTCTTTTTCCATTCCTGAGCACCGAAGCCGTCGTTTGTTTCAGCTGACCCGCCGGCCAGAGCACCGGCGATGATGCAGGAGGGGTGCGGGACCGAGCCAGGCGACCTGCCCGAGGAGACCCTTATCGGGTACATACGGTTAGAATACAACTTGTAATAGGATTAGGACTCCTACTCAGTTTGTAATAGGGCTAGGTCAGGTGCAGCTTGGCTCTTATATATACCTTCTGTACTGGCACAATATTACATCAACAATTATTCAATACAATTCTACATGGTATCAAACTTTCGATCCTAGGGTATGGCTAACCCGCCAGCCTCGACACCGCTACCGCCGCCCAGCTACTTCGCGCGGCGCGCTGCTTCTCCTCGCCCGCCTGCGTcgacgccgccaccgccacctccaCCAACAGCACCTCCTCAACCATCTGGCTGGCGTCCAAGTCCCAATTACCGGGGCAAACACCCTAGGCCGCCGCAGTTCCGCACGGCACCCGCTCCTGCTCCGCCCCCGGCTCCACCAACTGCACCACCACCACCCCCGGCTTCATCGCTGCCCGGATGGCGCCCATCTCCTGATCCATGGACAGGGCTAGTCCAGGCGTGGCCTATGCCCTGGTCCACCTCTACGCCATATGGTGCCCCGCCTGCCTATACCGGTGGCTGGCAGCCCGGTGCTCGCCCTCACACCGGCGCGCCCGTCCTCCCGCCCCGACAGCTGACGGTCGTGTACCACGCTGCTCCCTCCTACGCACCACCGACCTACAACACCAGTCCTTATGCATCCTATGGCGCTCCATCGTCCCCCTACATGCAGCAGTACAATGATGGTGTCTCTCTCTTTACGCCGATGCCGGCCCTACTGCCGACGCCACCACACCCGCAGGCTCCCATGACTACACCGGCCTCTACTTCGACTCCAAGCTGGGACCAAGCTGCTTTTCTACAAGCCATGAacaactttgctgcacaagggaACTCAGGTACAGATTGGATTTTCGATTCTGGTGCTTCTCGTCATATGTCTGCATCGAGTAATTTGCTTTCTTCTTGCGCACCTTCGTCCTTTTCCTCTATTACTCTTGGTGATGGATCTTCTATTCCTATTTACTGTGTCGGTCAGGCTCAAATCCAATCCCCAACTAAGCCTTTGCTTCTTCGTGATGTTCTTGTAGCTCCTGCTCTTATTAAAAATCTGATTTCTGTTCGCCAAATCACCACTGATAATCATGTTTCTATTGAGTTTGACCCCTTTGGTTTGTCCGTGAAGGACTACCaaaccaaggccgagatcgctcgattcaatagctccggtgatttATATTCTCTCCATGGTGTTCCGGTTGCTGCTCCTCCAACATCTATGGTGGCCTCTGTTGATCTATGGCATCAACGTCTCGGCCATCCCAATAAAAATGTGTTATCCACACTTCTTAGTGAATTTTCAATACCTTGTAATAGAGACTCTCATAATTCTTCTATGTGTCAGTCatgtcaattaggcaaacatgttTGACTTCCCTTTAGTTTCTCTCAATCCTCTAGTACTTTTCCTTTTGAATTACTTCATTGTGATCTCTGGACATCACCAATAGAAAGTGTATCTGGTTTTAAGTATTATCTCGTAATTCTTGATGATTTTACTCATTATGTTTGGACTTTTCCTTTACGAAACAAATCCGACGTTCATAATATATTCCTTAACTTTCAGCGCTATGTCTCGGTCCACTTTTTCCTCACTATAAGATTCATACAATGTGATAATGGTCGTGAATTTGACAACTTTAAAAATCGAAATTTCTTTCTACAATATGGAATTCTCTTACGTTTCTCCTGTCCTTATACCTCACCTCAAAACGGCAAAGCCGTGCGTTCTCTTCGTACTCTTAATGACATCATTCGCACTCTGCTTATTCAATCTTCTATGCCGTCGATGTTCTGGGTAGAGGCACTCCACACGGCCACATATTTACTCAATATTCGTCCATCTAAAGTTAACCCATAAACTACTCCTTACTTCTCTTTATTTCTCTCTCATCCAAATTACTCTGACATTCGCGTCTTCGGTTGTCTTTGTTTTCCAAACTCCTACTCCACTTCCCCGAACAAACTTTCCCCGCGCTCTATCCCGTGTGTCCATCTAGGTTTTTCTAACGAGCACAAGGGTTATTGTTGTCTAGATCTTGTTAGTGGTCGTGTTCATGTGTCTCGTCATGTAACATTTGCTGAAAACGTTTTTCCCTTTTCCGAGCGTCAACAATTAGATTTCAACTCACCCGCGCCGTCCACTTGTCCGTCTCGTCGCAATCATCTTCCCTTCTTTAACCCGCCGACCAATCCAGCGAAACCAGCCGCAGTAGCAGATCCTGCCGTCACCACTTCTGTCATCACCTCTATCCCGGCAGAGGAAAACACATTACACTCTGACGCGGCAGACCTCCTGCAGCCACAATCTTCACCACCATCCCCTGCGCCCGCTTCCTCCGctgcgccggacgcgtccaccacATCTTCCCCCACCCCTCCTGCTCATGCTATTCCCGTTCCAGCTCCTACTAACGATCATACCATGCGCACACGTGCCAAGTCCGGGTTTCGTTTACCTGCAAAAAATCGTCTCAATCTTCATGCATCGTTATctccttcctctctacccaaATCTTACAAATCAGCTCTCCTAGATCCTAATTGGGCCGCAGCTATGAAAGATGAATATGATACCCTTCTGCAGAATAACACGTGGCAGTTAGTTCCTCGTCCTTCCAATACAAATATCGTTTCGGGCAAATGGGTTTTTCGCCATAAATTTAATTCTGATGGGAGTCTTGCACGTTATAAGGCTCAAAGGGTATGTCATGGTTACTCTCAGCAACACGAcatcgattatgatgagactttctctccAGTTGTCAAGCCCAGCACTATTCGCACTGTCTTTAGCATCGCCGTCTCTTCTTcctggccaattcatcaactAGATGTCAAAAATGCTTTTCTTCATGGCTCTCTTCAAGAAACAGTCTATTGTCAACAACCTCTTGGTTTCGAACATTCCTCCTATCCTAATCATGTTTGTCTTCTTCAAAaatctctttatggtcttaaacaagcacCACGTGCCTGGTTCCAACGCTTTTCTACTTATGCTCAAACCATTGCTTTTACCCCTTCCCGTTCTGACACTTCACTCTTCACCTTTCATCACAACAACAACACTGCTTACCTTCttttatatgttgatgatattatactCACAGCTTCCTCACAACAATTTTTAGATCATATTATCTCTCTTCTTCGCCACGAATTCTCTATGACAGATTTAGGTCTTTTTCACCACTTCTTAGGTATTGCTGTTATCCGTGACTCCTCTGGTCTTTTCTTGTCTCAACGTCAGTACACTCTGGATCTTCTTTCTCGTGCTGCTATGCTTGATTGTCAAACTTCTCATACCCCTATTGATACAGGTTCCAAACTCTCTGCTGACGGTGATCCTTTCTCTGATCCTTCTCTTTATCGTAGTCTTACTGGTGCACTTCAGTATCTCACTCTCACTCGTCCTGAAATTTCTTTTGTTGTTCAACAAGCTTGTTTATACATGCATGATCCTCGTATTCCACACTACAATCATGtcaaacatattcttcgataccTCAAAGGCACACTAGACTTAGGTCTTCATATCAACAAATCCTCTCCCACCTCCTTGACAGCTTACTCTGATgtagactgggctggttgtccagATACTCGTAGGTCCACATCCGgattttgtgtttttcttggtaacaatttggtTTCTTGGTCTTCAAAAAGGCAGGTTACGGTCTCCCGCTAGTCTGCTGAAGCCGAGTACCGCGCTGTGGCTCATGCGGTTGCTGAAACGGTTTGTTGCGCCAGTTGCTGTCGGAGCTGCACCGTCCTATTGAGCAAGCTACCATTGTTTACTGTGATAATATTTTAGCTGTCTACATGTCAGGGAATCCGGTTCAACACCGTCGCACCAAGCATATTGAGATCGACATTCATTTTGTTCGAGAGAAGGTGGCTCTCGGTCAAGTTCGCGTTCTCCACGTGCCTACTTCTGCTCAGTTCGCTGATATCTTTACTAAAGGCCTGGCGACTACTCC
This sequence is a window from Aegilops tauschii subsp. strangulata cultivar AL8/78 chromosome 7, Aet v6.0, whole genome shotgun sequence. Protein-coding genes within it:
- the LOC109767343 gene encoding uncharacterized protein, which codes for MEADGRKDGETPAAAAQRGASSLGVSVQEGLQHAKASVVGAVQQAMAGSEEEAAQADLRAAKAQVEATDEAEAKKKHLAGG